GCTTACCTGTATCAAGGGTGTAATAATAACCGTAGCCCAGACTGTGACCTACAAGAAGTCTTGCAGTAGGGAACAGTTTCTGTGCAGCTGCAGCAAGTACAAAACAGAGGGAACGTCTGTAGATTGCAGAGCCTTCTTTTGTATCAAGAAATACCGGTTCAAGAGTACAACTGATGTCTACAGGTGTATCAAGAGACTGGATTTCGTTGTCAGCTTTTACAGCTATTATTTTTCTGCCGTTACCTCCGAGCCGCTCTAAAATAGTAACGGGACGGATTTCATTTTCAACTTCAATTGAGGAATTATCTGTAAATTTAATAGTTATCTTCTTCATACTTGAAATTATAATCTAGGAATTGTGAGATTTCAAATTTAAGTATGAAGAGTAAGTAAATTAAAGTTTTTTCAGAACAATTATCGTAAGGTCGTCCGTTAAAGGAACATCTTTTGTGTGCTGGTTAAAAAGTTCCAGTAGGGATTCAAGCTGTTCTGCGGCACTTCCTGATCTGCATTTTGCAAAAATATTTTTTACTCCTTCAGCTCCCAGTTCTTCCCCCTGTGCGTTACGGGATTCATACAGACAGTCTGTATAGAGAAGAAGACTGTCTCCTGATTTTACATCAAAGGTAATACCGGAAAAGTCTGTCGGAAGATACGGTATGCCTATAAGGGATCCGCTGCTCTGTTTTTTTGTCTGTGCCGGTACTACTTTTCCTGAGATTCCGGATTTACACAGAAGGGCAGGATGCCCGCCGTTTACATATTCAACTTTACTGCCGTTGATCCGTAAAAGAATTCCTGTAAGGTAATTTTCTATCTGTCCTTTATCGTTTCCGATTTTTGTACTTATCCGTTCCATTACGGAAGTAAGGCTGTCATTCTGTCCGTTTTCAAATTCATTCATAATTATGTTTTTTGAAAGCATTGTTACCAGTCCTGAAGAAATTCCGTGTCCTGAAACGTCAAAGAGACAGCAGCCTTTAAATGTTCTGTCTTTGTGGAAGAAATCGTAAAGATCTCCGGAAACACCGGCCATCGGTCTGAAAGTATAGGCGATTTCCCAGCCGTCAACGGAAGGGGCTTTCTGTGCATAGAAGTTACGCTGAACGCTTATGGCCAGATTCATGTCCTGCTGAGCCCTCTGGTTTATCTGTTCCAGTTCTGCATTTGCTTTTTCAAGATTCTCATTGGACAGAGAAAGTTCCTTTGTTCTGGATTCGACTTTTCTTTCGAGATTTATGTTAAGGTCTTCTGCCTCATTTCTTGCTTTTACGAATCTGCGGGCAAGAATTACAAGAAAGCTCATTATTACGACCATCCAGGAGTAGGTACTTAAGAATGGAAGATCTGCATAGCCTAAGAGGGTGTGCGGTATCATGTCGATTGTCAGACATATGATAAATGGAATGAATCCTATTGTCAGGGAAACAGCTCCGTCTCTTTTTATTACGATTGACCGTATTATTGTAAAAAGGAGGTATGCAATAAAAGGAATCATGAGAATATGAAGAATATTCTGTATATTACGCAGGTCAGTGTAATCTTTCTGAGAGAAAATCAGTACTGCAGGAATTATTATGAGGACATACCTTATTATTTTAAGTATTTTACGTTCTTTTCTGTGAACGTAGGCATTTACGAATTCAATTAAAATGGATGCAAGAATGAACACCATGAAACCGGACATTACTTTCTGAAAACTTATGAAGGTAAACGGCAGAAATGACAGTTCGAAGAGGTCCTGAAGGTACCAGACAGAAAGATAGGCTGCGGCTACAAGGTTAAGGATGGAAAAGTAAAGGTATTCTCTGTCGATGTGCCGGAAAAAGTAAAATATAATTGAGTAAATCCCTATTACAATCATGCAGAGGGCACACATGAGTGTAAGGGTGGAATTAAAAAACTGTTCTGTTTTAGCGGCGCTACGGGCATCTTCAGTAGTTCCGATAAAAATTGATTTAGAAATGGAGCCTTCTCCGTGCGTCCATATTTTAAGTATGAGCTCGTTATTACTGTATTCCTTCAGTGAGGCGGAAGGAATGTGGTAGCACCGGGTTTCGTTCCATGCGCTGAATTCATTTTCTGGCGGCATGACCCCTGCATTACCGATTTGAATTCCGTTTATATAGGCGACGTCTGCCATACAGATTCTGCCTGCATATAGGGAAATATCTTTATTTTTAAGCTCCTTTGGAACCATGAAGTTGTATTTTAGCCATATAAAACCGCTTTTAGCGTCAATAAGCCTGTAAAGGGAAGAAAAATCCTCTTCCGGCAGATTCTGAAAGCCTGAGGCCAGGGCAATGTTTTCGTCCTGCTCTGTTGAATAAAGCCAGCTGTCTGCAGGGTAAAGCCTGAAAGATTCTCCGCTGCTGCATCCCGAAAAAAATAAGCCTGCGGAAATAATGAGAATTGATAAAAATGAGAGTTTAGATTTCATCCGTTTCTCCTGAAAAACTTTATGTAATACTTACTTTAGGAAACTAAAATTTAAATTTCGGTTTCCTAAGGAAAGGATTTTCAGTATAACACGGGTTTTTTACGGGGACAAGAAAAATTATTTAAAATAAAAAAGGGACTGCCCTGTTGTTTTATGGACAGTCCCTTTCAGTATCAGACTTTCATCTGATACTTGTATAAGCGCTTCTTATTACAGAGATGCGTGGCAGGTACGAGCAATAACGTCATCCTGCTGTTCTTTTGTAAGGTTGATGAAGCGAACTGCATAACCAGATACGCGAACTGTGAAGTTTGCATATTCAGGCTTGTCAGGATGAGCCTGGCAGTCCTTAAGCTTTTCAACTCCGAATACGTTAACGTTAAGGTGGTGTGCACCAGCGTGTCCAGATTCTGGACCTACGTCAAAGTATCCGTCAAGAACATTTACAAGGTTATCAATCTGTTCGTTCTTGTCATGTCCGAGAGCGCTTGGGTTGATTGTCTGAGTATTAGAAATACCGTCCAGAGCGTAGTGATATGGAAGCTTAGCAACAGAGTTGAGGGACTTGATGAGACCCTTTGTTTCTGCACCGTAAGATGGGTTAGCACCTGGTGAGAAAGGAGCTCCTGCAGGGCGTCCGTTAGGAAGTGCACCTGTAGCTTTTCCGTATACAACATTTGAAGTAATTGTAAGGATAGAAGTAGAAGGTTCTGCGTTGCGGTATGTAGGGTGCTTGCGGATCATTCCCATGAATGTCTTGAGAAGCCATACTGCAATGTCGTCAGCGCGGTCATCATCCTGTCCGTAGCGTGGGAAGTCACCTTCTACAGTGAAGTCCTTAACCAGTGTAACAGTATCGATAACGTTTCCGGCCTTGTCTTTTACTTCAACCTTTTCGCGGTTAACATGTACTTTTGCATATTTCATTGCAGAAAGTGAGTCTACAACGTGTGAGAATCCTGCGATACCTGTAGCAAATGTGCGTTTGATGTCAGTATCTTCAAGAGCAAGTTCTGCTGCTTCGTAGTAGTACTTGTCATGCATATAGTGAATTGCATTAAGAACATTTACGTATACATCAGCAAGCCATTCAAGCATCTGAACGTATTTCTTTTCTACTTCCTTGTAGTTAGAAGCATCGATTACGTCAGCTGTGATTGGTTCATAGTTAGGTCCAATCTGCATACCTCTCTTAAGGCATTCATCTTTACCACCGTTGAAAGCGTAAAGGAGAGCTTTTGCAAGGTTTGCACGTGCACCGAAGAACTGCATTTCCTTACCAGTCTGTGTAGCTGATACACAGCAGCAGATTGAGTAATCATCTCCCCATACAGGGCGCATTACGTCATCATTTTCGTACTGGATAGAAGATGTATCGATAGAAATCTTTGCACAGTAGCGGCGGAAGTTTTCCGGAAGGCGCTTAGCGTAAAGAACTGTCATGTTAGGTTCTGGTGAAGGACCCATGTTTTCGAGAGTGTGGAGGAAGCGGTAGTCGTTCTTTGTTACCATTGAACGTCCGTCCTGTCCGAGACCACCAACTTCAAGAGTAGCCCAGATAGGGTCTCCTGAGAAGAGCTGGTTGTAAGATTCAATGCGGGCAAAGCGAACCATGCGGCACTTCATTACGAAGTGGTCTACAAGTTCCTGTGCTTCTGCTTCTGTAAGGATTCCTGCCTTGATATCACGTTCGATGTAGATGTCAAGGAATGTAGATACGCGGCCTACAGACATAGCTGCACCGTTCTGTGTCTTGATTGCTGCAAGGTATCCGAAGTAAAGCCACTGGAATGCTTCACGAGCGTTCTTAGCAGGCTGAGAAATGTCAAATCCGTAGAGGGCTGCCATTTCTTTCATTCCCTTAAGAGCGTTGATCTGATCAGTAACTTCTTCACGAAGACGGATAACTTCTTCAGTCATTGTTCCGTCACCGATGTTTGCAAAGTCAGCCTGCTTGTACTTGATGAGCTGGTCGATACCGTAAAGTGCTACACGGCGGTAGTCACCAACGATACGTCCGCGTCCGTATGTATCAGGCAAACCTGTAAGAATGTGTGCAGAACGTACTGCTCTGTGTTCAGGTGTGTAAACATCGAATACACCCTGGTTGTGTGTTTTGTGGTATACAGTAAAGATCTTTTTAAGTTCCGGATCTACATCATAACCGTACATTTCGCATGACTGAACAGCCATGTTGATACCACCATAAGGCATGAAAGCTCTCTTAAGAGGCTTATCTGTCTGAAGACCTACAACTTTTTCAAGTTCTTTTCCTTCCGGACAGATGTATCCTGCTGGGTGAGAGGTAAGACCTGTAACAATGCTTGTGTCCATGTCAAGAACGCCTGTGCGTACTTTTCCGTCTTTACCTACACACTTCTTGTTGTGTTCTTCCTTCTGCAATTTCTGAAGCTCGTCGAAAAGTTTCTTTGTTGCATCTGTAGGGCCTGCGAGGAAGTCCTCATTTCCATCGTAAGGCTTGTAGTTGTTCTGAATGAAGTCACGTACGTTAACTTCTTCCTTCCATAAACGGCCTGCAAATCCGTTCCATTCGTCTCTTTCGATCATAATAAAACCTCTTTATGACTGTTAGATTTTGTACCCGGTACGCGCAGTTTCTCGCTTCTCAGCATTCTACGATGATGAGTCTCACGGACATACAGTGTCCTGTACAAGTTTAACAATAATAATTGACCTGCTTTAAATATATCGCAAGCAATATATTTATTCAACGGCATTGAGGGGAAAGTGCAGGTGTTCACCTTCGGTGAGCGGATTATTGTCACTGACATTAAGAAAATTTTATGCTAAAATCTGAAAATGCTTAATATAAATAATAATACTTCAAACATAAAGACAGAGATTCTTGTACGCATTGCCCGGCTTCAGCTGGAGGGAAGGCTGGAAGAAGGAGTTCATTACATTCCTAAAGAAATGGCTCCTAAAGACAGTAAGCCTATGCGGTGCTGCATTTATCATGACCGTGAACTTTTGAGAATGAGGGTTCTTGCCCGCATGGGACATTCGGTAGAAAACATAGATGAAGATGTTCCTCTGGCCGGATATGCAAAAAAAGCCCTTGAGAGAGAAAAGCCAACCTGGCCTATGCTCACGGTATTAAGGGATGCCTGTAATTCCTGTGTAAGAACACATTATATGGTAACAAATGCCTGCCAGGGCTGTTATGCAAGACCCTGTATGATGAACTGTCCCCGAAAAGCAATTCATATAGAACATCATGCTCATATTGATTCAACTAAATGTGTAAACTGCGGACTCTGCATGAATAACTGTCCGTACCATGCAATAATCAAGATACCTGTTCCATGTGAGGAAGCCTGTCCTGTAGGTGCTATTTCCAAAGATGAAAACGGATACGAAAAAATAGATTACGAAAAGTGCATTTTCTGCGGTAACTGCATGCGGGAATGTCCTTTCGGCGCCATGATGGATAAAAGCCAGCTGGTAGATGTTATTGCCCGCATAATGGAAAAGGATCCTCAGAAAAAAAGACGTATCGTAGCCCTTTATGCACCAAGTATAGCAAGTCAGTTTAAGGCTGTTCCCGGTCAGCTGGAGACTGCCCTTAAGACTCTTGGTTTTGATGATGTTATTGAAGTTGCGGTCGGGGCAGATATATGTGCTTCCAAAGAAGCAAAAGAATTTGAAGAGCGTATGGCCCGCGGAGACAGAATGATGACAACATCCTGCTGTTCTGCCTATGTCCGTGCCGTTCAGATTCATGTACCGGCTTTAAGGGAATGTGTTTCAGAAACACGGAGTCCCATGCATTATACGGCTCAGATTGCAAAAGAAGACGATCCTGACTGCATTACGGTTTTTATAGGTCCGTGTCTTGCAAAGCGTCGTGAAGGTTTTGATGATGAACTTGTAGATTATGTGTTATCTATTGAAGAAATAAATGCATTTTTAATCGCAAAGGGAATTGAAGTTGCTGCTATGGAATCCGGAGAAGAAAAACAGGTTCCTTCTGCCAGCGGAAGAAACTTTGCAAAGAGCGGCGGGGTTCTTGAAGCGGTAAAAATCCGTCTTACGGATCAGACTATTCTTCGTCCTGCAAAAATCAATGGTCTTAATAAAGCCGGAATGAAAACCCTCAATATGTATGGAATG
Above is a window of Treponema rectale DNA encoding:
- a CDS encoding monomeric [FeFe] hydrogenase encodes the protein MLNINNNTSNIKTEILVRIARLQLEGRLEEGVHYIPKEMAPKDSKPMRCCIYHDRELLRMRVLARMGHSVENIDEDVPLAGYAKKALEREKPTWPMLTVLRDACNSCVRTHYMVTNACQGCYARPCMMNCPRKAIHIEHHAHIDSTKCVNCGLCMNNCPYHAIIKIPVPCEEACPVGAISKDENGYEKIDYEKCIFCGNCMRECPFGAMMDKSQLVDVIARIMEKDPQKKRRIVALYAPSIASQFKAVPGQLETALKTLGFDDVIEVAVGADICASKEAKEFEERMARGDRMMTTSCCSAYVRAVQIHVPALRECVSETRSPMHYTAQIAKEDDPDCITVFIGPCLAKRREGFDDELVDYVLSIEEINAFLIAKGIEVAAMESGEEKQVPSASGRNFAKSGGVLEAVKIRLTDQTILRPAKINGLNKAGMKTLNMYGMINSGKLAAPENSPNLIEVMACEGGCIAGPCAIVDVKKAELQLDKYVKSGS
- a CDS encoding PP2C family protein-serine/threonine phosphatase, yielding MKSKLSFLSILIISAGLFFSGCSSGESFRLYPADSWLYSTEQDENIALASGFQNLPEEDFSSLYRLIDAKSGFIWLKYNFMVPKELKNKDISLYAGRICMADVAYINGIQIGNAGVMPPENEFSAWNETRCYHIPSASLKEYSNNELILKIWTHGEGSISKSIFIGTTEDARSAAKTEQFFNSTLTLMCALCMIVIGIYSIIFYFFRHIDREYLYFSILNLVAAAYLSVWYLQDLFELSFLPFTFISFQKVMSGFMVFILASILIEFVNAYVHRKERKILKIIRYVLIIIPAVLIFSQKDYTDLRNIQNILHILMIPFIAYLLFTIIRSIVIKRDGAVSLTIGFIPFIICLTIDMIPHTLLGYADLPFLSTYSWMVVIMSFLVILARRFVKARNEAEDLNINLERKVESRTKELSLSNENLEKANAELEQINQRAQQDMNLAISVQRNFYAQKAPSVDGWEIAYTFRPMAGVSGDLYDFFHKDRTFKGCCLFDVSGHGISSGLVTMLSKNIIMNEFENGQNDSLTSVMERISTKIGNDKGQIENYLTGILLRINGSKVEYVNGGHPALLCKSGISGKVVPAQTKKQSSGSLIGIPYLPTDFSGITFDVKSGDSLLLYTDCLYESRNAQGEELGAEGVKNIFAKCRSGSAAEQLESLLELFNQHTKDVPLTDDLTIIVLKKL
- the pflB gene encoding formate C-acetyltransferase, giving the protein MIERDEWNGFAGRLWKEEVNVRDFIQNNYKPYDGNEDFLAGPTDATKKLFDELQKLQKEEHNKKCVGKDGKVRTGVLDMDTSIVTGLTSHPAGYICPEGKELEKVVGLQTDKPLKRAFMPYGGINMAVQSCEMYGYDVDPELKKIFTVYHKTHNQGVFDVYTPEHRAVRSAHILTGLPDTYGRGRIVGDYRRVALYGIDQLIKYKQADFANIGDGTMTEEVIRLREEVTDQINALKGMKEMAALYGFDISQPAKNAREAFQWLYFGYLAAIKTQNGAAMSVGRVSTFLDIYIERDIKAGILTEAEAQELVDHFVMKCRMVRFARIESYNQLFSGDPIWATLEVGGLGQDGRSMVTKNDYRFLHTLENMGPSPEPNMTVLYAKRLPENFRRYCAKISIDTSSIQYENDDVMRPVWGDDYSICCCVSATQTGKEMQFFGARANLAKALLYAFNGGKDECLKRGMQIGPNYEPITADVIDASNYKEVEKKYVQMLEWLADVYVNVLNAIHYMHDKYYYEAAELALEDTDIKRTFATGIAGFSHVVDSLSAMKYAKVHVNREKVEVKDKAGNVIDTVTLVKDFTVEGDFPRYGQDDDRADDIAVWLLKTFMGMIRKHPTYRNAEPSTSILTITSNVVYGKATGALPNGRPAGAPFSPGANPSYGAETKGLIKSLNSVAKLPYHYALDGISNTQTINPSALGHDKNEQIDNLVNVLDGYFDVGPESGHAGAHHLNVNVFGVEKLKDCQAHPDKPEYANFTVRVSGYAVRFINLTKEQQDDVIARTCHASL